In [Phormidium] sp. ETS-05, the genomic window CATGTTTTGTCCTTTCATTCACTCCTCCAAAATAATTTTGTCTTAGGCATATCAGGCACAACCCCTTAGAGGGAAAGCATTCAAGCTATGTTCCCGCTGGCCTTGCCTGTATGGGCGCCCTTTGGGAACCAGGGCGCCCTTTTCTCAGTCTGCACCAGTCTGATGGCTTCGACTCAACTAAGTTTCATCAGACCTAGTTGAGTGTGGGTTGATTCTCCCATTTAATCATCCGGATTTAAAATCGTCAATCTAGGTCAGGTTTTCTTAAAATAAGTTAACTTGACAGTAGCCTTTGTGGTGAGTTAAATTTTTCTTTAACCAAGCGGGAATTGTGCTGGCATTGTCGTCAATAAATATAGTCTAATTGGTTGGGTAGGAATGAGAGACACAGGTAAATTGCGATCTCGGTGCCTGAGTTTGGCGCTTTTGAGTGTTGCCGTGAGTGTGGGTTTAGGGAACACGAGCAAAGCCAACGCATCCCTGCCTATTTCCCCAATAGAATTGATGCCGGTTCCAGAGCCGCAGTTGCCCCCCTTGGGTGAACTATCGAAATACCTACCCCCAGAGGAATTGTATCGGGAGGAATGGGGCACTCGGTTGGTAATTCGGTTGCGCGATCGGCGGGTGTATGTGTATAAAAACAACCAAGTCACCGCTAGTTACCCCATTGCGATCGGCAAAGATGGCTGGGAAACTCCCACTGGGGAGTATGAAGTGATGGAAATGATTAGAGACCCGGCTTGGGAACATCCCTGGACCGGAGAAATCGTCCCCCCCGGTCCTGATAATCCTCTCGGTGCCCGCTGGATTGGCTTTTGGACTGATGGCACCAATTATATCGGCTTTCATGGCACGCCCAATGAAAATTCTGTGGGCAATGCCGCATCCCACGGCTGCATCCGGATGTATAACAAAGA contains:
- a CDS encoding L,D-transpeptidase — encoded protein: MRSRCLSLALLSVAVSVGLGNTSKANASLPISPIELMPVPEPQLPPLGELSKYLPPEELYREEWGTRLVIRLRDRRVYVYKNNQVTASYPIAIGKDGWETPTGEYEVMEMIRDPAWEHPWTGEIVPPGPDNPLGARWIGFWTDGTNYIGFHGTPNENSVGNAASHGCIRMYNKDILLLFAQVDVGTPVKVEP